In the genome of Thiomicrospira aerophila AL3, one region contains:
- a CDS encoding DUF4395 domain-containing protein yields MWQAYLNALQNIWFRDPREQSLYINDMAVRIRAGILLAIPLYMGLTLYDAIYFPTWIVDGNTSVDTYELDWEGRIIYQVEAVRRTYDWTIQTWVLWYALFEMIAGMSKYLSRLSPTILIASLLAANKPAIWKPLVPKRFAWTLGSTFIIVCLIFFNPDVFARWINSLTGQTLLPTHYNYMPFWIPTTLVWICIAFMWMEAILGFCVGCKIHALLVKMRILKEECETCNNIDWDEIARRHQAKQAAAAPTSIQNAPDKTS; encoded by the coding sequence ATGTGGCAAGCCTATTTAAATGCACTACAAAATATATGGTTTCGTGACCCCCGCGAACAATCTCTATATATCAACGATATGGCCGTGCGAATCCGCGCGGGCATATTATTAGCTATCCCTCTCTATATGGGCTTAACCCTTTATGATGCAATTTATTTTCCGACTTGGATAGTCGATGGCAATACCTCCGTTGATACCTACGAACTTGATTGGGAAGGACGAATTATTTACCAGGTTGAGGCGGTACGTCGTACCTACGATTGGACTATTCAAACTTGGGTATTATGGTATGCCTTATTTGAGATGATTGCGGGGATGTCTAAATACCTCTCGCGTTTATCACCGACTATTTTAATTGCCAGTTTATTAGCCGCCAATAAGCCCGCAATTTGGAAGCCTTTAGTACCAAAACGCTTTGCTTGGACGCTTGGCAGTACTTTTATTATTGTCTGCTTAATCTTTTTTAATCCTGATGTGTTTGCGCGCTGGATCAATAGTTTGACCGGCCAAACCCTACTGCCAACTCATTACAACTATATGCCTTTCTGGATTCCGACTACACTGGTTTGGATTTGTATTGCATTTATGTGGATGGAAGCCATACTAGGTTTTTGCGTCGGCTGTAAGATTCATGCCTTGCTGGTGAAAATGCGCATCCTTAAAGAAGAATGCGAAACCTGTAACAATATTGATTGGGATGAAATTGCACGACGCCATCAGGCTAAACAAGCGGCGGCGGCGCCAACCAGCATCCAAAACGCACCCGATAAAACTAGTTAA
- a CDS encoding YajQ family cyclic di-GMP-binding protein encodes MPSFDIVSEVDKHELTNAVDQANKEVTTRFDFKGTDTHFELKDLEIKMHTESEFQLDQMYSVLTSKLSKRGIDLRAIELKDPDIQLKTAKQSVIVHQGLDTPVAKKIIKIIKDAKLKVQAQIQGDSVRVTGKKRDDLQEAIALLKGQEDFERPLQFNNFRD; translated from the coding sequence ATGCCTTCTTTTGATATTGTTTCTGAAGTAGATAAACACGAACTCACTAACGCCGTTGATCAAGCCAATAAAGAAGTCACGACACGTTTTGACTTTAAGGGCACCGATACCCATTTTGAGCTCAAAGACCTTGAGATTAAAATGCATACCGAGTCAGAGTTTCAGCTCGACCAAATGTATAGTGTATTAACATCAAAGTTAAGTAAACGTGGTATTGATCTACGCGCGATTGAACTCAAAGACCCTGATATTCAGCTTAAAACCGCCAAGCAAAGTGTGATTGTTCATCAGGGGTTGGATACACCGGTGGCTAAAAAAATTATCAAAATCATTAAAGATGCCAAGTTGAAGGTACAGGCGCAAATCCAGGGCGATTCAGTTCGCGTGACCGGTAAAAAGCGCGATGATTTGCAAGAAGCAATCGCCCTATTAAAAGGGCAAGAAGATTTTGAGCGTCCGCTCCAGTTTAATAATTTCCGTGATTAA
- the argB gene encoding acetylglutamate kinase: MRVQKTMNLNKDQAKNIASVLAEALPYIQRFAGKTIVVKYGGNAMTEDHLMASFARDIVLMKLVGMNPVVVHGGGPQIGDLLKRVGKESEFVQGMRVTDTETMDIVEMVLGGLVNKEIVNLIHQHGGNSVGLTGKDGNLIMAKKLKVTKFTPDMDEPEIIDIGHVGEVSRINTGVIDMLIQGDFIPVIAPVGVDEEGHSYNINADLVAGKVAEALQAEKLMLLTNTPGLLNKQGELLTGLNAKMVDELIADGTIYGGMLPKIQCALDAVQGGVKAAHIVDGRVDHAVMLEVFTDEGVGTLITAR, translated from the coding sequence ATGAGAGTACAAAAAACCATGAACCTTAATAAAGACCAAGCCAAAAATATTGCCTCGGTATTAGCCGAGGCGTTGCCCTACATTCAGCGTTTTGCGGGTAAAACGATTGTCGTTAAATACGGCGGTAATGCGATGACTGAAGATCACCTAATGGCTAGTTTTGCGCGTGATATCGTGTTAATGAAATTGGTAGGCATGAACCCGGTGGTGGTGCATGGTGGCGGCCCACAAATTGGTGACCTGTTAAAACGTGTCGGCAAAGAATCTGAATTTGTGCAAGGAATGCGAGTCACCGATACCGAAACCATGGATATTGTCGAAATGGTGTTAGGTGGTTTGGTCAACAAAGAAATTGTTAACCTGATTCATCAGCATGGAGGTAACTCGGTGGGCTTGACCGGCAAAGATGGCAATTTGATCATGGCGAAAAAATTAAAAGTCACCAAATTTACGCCTGATATGGATGAACCAGAAATTATTGATATTGGTCATGTCGGCGAAGTGTCACGAATTAACACCGGCGTGATTGATATGTTGATTCAAGGCGACTTTATCCCGGTTATCGCGCCAGTGGGTGTTGATGAAGAAGGGCATTCTTATAATATCAACGCGGATTTAGTGGCCGGTAAAGTGGCCGAAGCCCTTCAGGCCGAGAAACTGATGTTGCTCACCAATACACCAGGCCTGCTAAACAAGCAAGGCGAATTGTTAACAGGTTTAAATGCTAAGATGGTTGATGAGCTGATTGCTGATGGCACGATTTATGGCGGCATGCTACCCAAAATTCAATGTGCCCTAGATGCAGTACAAGGTGGTGTAAAAGCGGCACACATTGTTGATGGGCGCGTAGATCATGCGGTGATGCTTGAGGTCTTTACCGATGAAGGCGTGGGTACCCTAATTACCGCACGTTAA
- a CDS encoding sulfite exporter TauE/SafE family protein: MLEQVLLFFISLVANLLSALAGGGAGLLQLPALLFLGLPFGVALATHKVASVFLGLGATARHWRSSTLDWRFAAFILACGLPGVVLGASFILQVDERWATLALGLLTLSLGIYSWLKPELGQISQPQNRQVAGLLIGGIVILMIGVLNGSLTSGTGLFVTLWLVRWFGLDYKTAVAYTLVLVGIFWNGMGALTLGILGDIMWSWLPALILGSLIGGYLGAHLSIVKGNKLVKRAFEVITILVGMALIYQAWSLGS, translated from the coding sequence GTGTTAGAACAAGTTTTGTTATTTTTTATTTCGCTGGTAGCGAATTTATTATCCGCGCTAGCCGGTGGCGGCGCAGGCTTGCTACAGCTGCCGGCTTTGTTGTTTCTAGGGTTGCCGTTTGGGGTGGCCTTAGCAACGCATAAGGTCGCCAGTGTGTTTTTAGGCTTGGGGGCAACCGCGCGACATTGGCGCAGTTCAACGCTTGATTGGCGATTTGCGGCATTTATTCTAGCTTGTGGGTTACCCGGTGTCGTGCTTGGCGCTAGTTTTATTTTACAGGTAGACGAACGTTGGGCGACCTTGGCTCTGGGGTTGCTAACTCTCAGTTTAGGCATTTATTCCTGGCTAAAGCCTGAACTAGGACAAATTTCACAGCCGCAAAATCGCCAAGTAGCAGGCCTGCTAATTGGTGGTATTGTGATTTTAATGATTGGCGTGCTAAATGGGTCACTCACCTCCGGTACGGGATTATTTGTCACACTGTGGTTAGTGCGTTGGTTTGGTCTTGATTATAAAACGGCGGTTGCCTATACCCTGGTGTTAGTTGGCATTTTTTGGAACGGCATGGGCGCTTTAACCTTGGGTATTTTAGGTGACATTATGTGGAGCTGGCTGCCCGCGTTAATTTTAGGGTCGCTAATTGGCGGTTATTTAGGCGCGCATTTGTCGATAGTCAAAGGCAATAAGCTGGTTAAACGTGCATTTGAAGTGATTACCATTTTAGTGGGCATGGCGCTCATCTACCAGGCCTGGTCACTTGGGAGTTAA
- a CDS encoding SixA phosphatase family protein, protein MVSNNCRQLLLWRHAKSDWSDSSLADHDRPLATRGVKAAQRMANWLLSEKLIPEQVLCSSAVRTKQTLEFLTRLQPIPTTFDSQLYHAEPDQILAIISKVNPDIKRLMLVGHNPGYEQLEKQLNAQTDHPAMQANKVMPTGAIALFEFDGDWQDCPGLSMRLVTLVRPKTLTHKFIA, encoded by the coding sequence ATGGTGTCAAATAATTGCCGTCAATTACTCTTGTGGCGTCATGCTAAGTCAGATTGGTCTGATTCGAGCCTCGCTGACCATGACCGCCCGCTCGCGACGCGTGGAGTAAAAGCCGCGCAACGCATGGCGAACTGGCTTCTATCAGAAAAGCTGATACCCGAGCAGGTGCTATGTTCTTCTGCTGTGCGCACCAAACAAACCCTTGAGTTTTTAACCCGACTGCAACCTATTCCAACCACATTCGATTCGCAGCTGTATCATGCCGAACCCGACCAAATACTTGCGATTATCAGCAAGGTCAATCCAGATATTAAGCGTTTAATGCTGGTGGGGCACAACCCAGGCTATGAGCAGCTGGAAAAGCAGTTAAATGCGCAAACAGATCATCCAGCTATGCAAGCCAATAAAGTCATGCCTACTGGCGCTATCGCCCTGTTTGAGTTCGATGGCGATTGGCAGGATTGCCCAGGCCTTTCAATGCGATTAGTCACGCTAGTGCGGCCCAAGACGCTAACGCACAAGTTCATCGCTTAA
- the pyrE gene encoding orotate phosphoribosyltransferase, protein MNKADFINFIADVGVLKWGEFTLKSGRISPYFFNAGLFNTGAHLDQLSQAYAAAIAASGVEFDVLFGPAYKGIPLAATTSVALARDHGINKPYAFNRKEIKDHGEGGQIVGHPLNGRILIIDDVITAGTAIRESIDLIHQHGATPAGVVVALDRMERGQGELSAIQEVEQQYGLPVMSILNLNDLIAYLADGAKQSGEAATLSAMQAYRSQYGVK, encoded by the coding sequence ATGAATAAAGCAGACTTTATCAATTTTATTGCCGATGTCGGTGTATTGAAATGGGGTGAATTTACCCTAAAATCCGGCCGAATTAGCCCCTACTTTTTTAATGCCGGTTTATTCAATACCGGTGCGCACCTAGATCAACTATCTCAAGCCTATGCTGCAGCCATTGCTGCGTCAGGTGTGGAGTTTGATGTACTATTTGGCCCGGCTTATAAAGGGATTCCACTCGCCGCTACAACCAGTGTTGCCTTAGCACGTGATCATGGCATCAACAAGCCTTATGCCTTTAACCGTAAGGAAATTAAAGATCATGGTGAAGGGGGTCAAATTGTTGGCCATCCCCTTAACGGGCGTATTTTGATTATTGACGATGTAATTACTGCGGGCACTGCGATTAGGGAGTCGATTGATTTAATTCATCAACATGGGGCTACCCCTGCTGGCGTAGTGGTCGCATTAGACCGTATGGAACGCGGCCAAGGTGAGTTATCCGCCATTCAAGAAGTCGAGCAACAATATGGCTTACCCGTGATGAGCATTTTAAATCTGAATGACTTGATTGCCTATCTAGCCGATGGCGCGAAACAATCAGGCGAAGCTGCGACCTTATCCGCTATGCAAGCTTATCGTAGTCAATATGGTGTCAAATAA
- a CDS encoding flavodoxin domain-containing protein: MHARVIEKWLQTHPDSPQPAWLVTLEADSPLVYEPGDWVTVTGVNQPAWARAILAQLNLDPETPVTLRRHGDVSALDALIHHLEITLLDPALLGKLSRQLGLSYWPDRDAMRAYADSRDLLDLLIEYPDIAQLGVELLPLLTPLLPRYYSIASAPNPSAPNQLQILFKQLEIHQHGRTRYGVTSTSLASADTTANRNAMFEIAIKPNPQFKLPVDPTTPVIMVAAGTGLAPFLGFMQARAAQGARYNQLYFGETHAAQRFLAQAQLSGWQQAGLLQLVTAFSRDPQPVDYPTPYYVQHALLKQQAWLDAWQAGGHIYVCGSKLGLAKGVESAIKQAWLNHGLYAADALDQAWLDARKSGRIALDVY, from the coding sequence ATGCATGCACGTGTTATTGAAAAGTGGTTGCAAACCCATCCTGACTCGCCGCAACCTGCTTGGCTCGTTACCCTTGAGGCCGACTCACCATTGGTTTATGAACCGGGCGACTGGGTAACAGTAACCGGTGTTAATCAGCCAGCGTGGGCGAGGGCGATTTTAGCGCAATTGAATCTTGATCCTGAAACGCCAGTAACCTTGCGCCGCCACGGCGATGTCAGTGCGCTTGATGCTTTAATTCATCATCTTGAAATTACCTTGCTCGATCCTGCGCTGCTCGGCAAGTTGAGCCGTCAGTTGGGCTTGAGTTATTGGCCAGATCGTGACGCGATGCGTGCGTATGCCGACAGCCGCGATTTGCTTGATCTATTAATTGAATACCCCGATATTGCGCAACTGGGAGTCGAGCTGTTGCCATTGCTAACGCCGCTGTTGCCTCGCTATTACTCGATTGCCAGTGCGCCCAATCCTTCGGCGCCTAACCAACTGCAGATTCTGTTCAAACAACTTGAAATTCACCAGCATGGCCGTACCCGATATGGGGTAACTTCGACCAGTTTAGCCAGTGCCGATACCACCGCTAATCGCAATGCTATGTTTGAGATAGCGATTAAACCTAACCCACAATTTAAACTGCCGGTTGATCCAACCACGCCGGTGATTATGGTGGCAGCAGGCACAGGTTTAGCACCGTTTTTAGGGTTTATGCAAGCCCGTGCAGCACAAGGTGCTCGCTACAATCAACTCTATTTCGGTGAAACCCATGCCGCGCAACGTTTTCTAGCTCAAGCACAACTTAGCGGGTGGCAACAAGCAGGCCTGCTACAACTCGTTACGGCTTTTTCACGTGATCCACAGCCGGTTGACTATCCAACGCCTTATTATGTGCAGCATGCCTTACTTAAGCAGCAGGCCTGGTTAGATGCGTGGCAAGCCGGAGGGCATATTTATGTTTGTGGCAGTAAACTTGGCTTGGCAAAAGGCGTCGAATCGGCGATTAAGCAGGCCTGGTTAAATCATGGGCTGTATGCGGCAGACGCGTTAGACCAGGCCTGGTTAGATGCGCGCAAAAGTGGCCGCATTGCATTAGATGTGTATTAA
- the ppx gene encoding exopolyphosphatase: MNESPESDLYAAIDLGSNSFHMILARQRDHQLQVIDKHKEMVRLRSGLDAQGWLSDDAIDSALSCLTRFGQLIKHLPVQNIRAVGTNTLRNAQNSRSFLRAAREALGHHIEIISGQEEARLIFLGVVHGLPKSNEQRLVMDIGGGSTEYIIGQGFDNQHLTSTEMGCVSLTQSCFADDVITADRMSRAIASARQILRPHRKNLTKQGWDSAYGASGTIKSISQILVDNQWSSDGSIQLSGLQQLRGELIKAGSAMDATIAGLKDDRRPVIAGGLAILIATFEELGIASMLVSQNALREGLVFDTLGRLHNEDSREQSVQAMQNWMRVDTAQAKQVAQTARRLYHQAHNTWQLHDTEYNYPKLLEWAAQLHECGMAISYKRYRHHSAYLLENTDLAGFTNQEKQMLAAMMLNHRGKFIKEAFDNLFEPHNTKLIFLTVLLRLAVRIHRGRDLDSPEVLLHIDASSLEHRLSLVFEEGWLAQHPLTAMDLDIEAKRLEAAGFYLTIQ; encoded by the coding sequence ATGAACGAGAGTCCGGAATCTGATTTATACGCGGCCATTGATTTAGGTTCAAACAGTTTTCATATGATTTTAGCGCGCCAGCGTGATCATCAACTTCAGGTAATCGATAAGCATAAGGAGATGGTGCGTTTACGTTCCGGCCTGGACGCCCAGGGCTGGTTATCGGATGACGCCATTGATAGTGCGCTGAGTTGTTTAACTCGTTTTGGCCAGCTGATTAAACATTTGCCGGTACAAAACATCCGCGCCGTAGGCACCAACACGCTACGCAATGCGCAAAATTCGCGCAGTTTTTTACGCGCCGCCCGCGAGGCACTAGGTCATCACATTGAAATTATTTCTGGACAAGAAGAAGCGCGACTGATCTTTTTAGGCGTGGTGCATGGCCTTCCCAAAAGCAATGAACAGCGACTTGTCATGGATATTGGCGGCGGTAGTACCGAATATATTATTGGCCAGGGTTTTGACAACCAACATCTAACCAGCACCGAAATGGGCTGTGTCAGTTTAACCCAATCTTGCTTTGCCGATGATGTGATTACCGCTGACCGCATGAGTCGAGCAATTGCGAGCGCACGTCAAATCTTACGGCCACACCGCAAAAACCTGACCAAACAAGGCTGGGATAGCGCCTATGGGGCGTCGGGAACCATCAAGTCGATTAGCCAAATTCTGGTGGATAATCAATGGAGCAGTGATGGCAGCATTCAGCTTTCGGGTTTACAACAGCTGCGTGGCGAGTTAATAAAAGCCGGTAGTGCCATGGATGCCACTATTGCTGGTTTAAAAGATGACCGTCGCCCTGTCATTGCCGGCGGTTTAGCGATTTTAATCGCCACCTTTGAAGAGCTCGGTATTGCCAGTATGCTGGTAAGCCAAAATGCATTACGTGAAGGCCTAGTGTTTGATACCTTGGGTCGGTTGCATAATGAAGACAGTCGCGAACAGAGTGTGCAGGCGATGCAAAACTGGATGCGGGTCGATACGGCGCAAGCCAAACAAGTCGCCCAAACAGCGCGCCGCTTGTACCATCAAGCACACAATACTTGGCAGCTGCACGATACCGAATACAACTATCCAAAACTGCTGGAGTGGGCCGCGCAGTTACATGAATGCGGAATGGCCATCAGCTATAAACGCTATCGTCACCATTCAGCCTATCTGCTCGAAAACACGGATCTCGCCGGTTTTACCAACCAAGAAAAACAAATGCTCGCCGCTATGATGCTCAATCATCGCGGTAAATTTATTAAAGAAGCCTTTGATAACTTGTTTGAACCCCACAATACCAAATTAATATTTTTAACCGTATTGCTTCGTTTAGCGGTGCGCATTCATCGCGGTCGTGATTTAGATTCACCTGAGGTGCTATTGCATATTGATGCCAGCTCTTTAGAGCATCGGTTGAGCTTAGTGTTTGAGGAAGGTTGGTTAGCGCAACATCCACTGACCGCGATGGATTTAGATATCGAAGCTAAACGTCTTGAAGCCGCGGGGTTTTATCTGACCATTCAATAA
- the ppk1 gene encoding polyphosphate kinase 1 — protein MTDTTQPTSPVQPIYINRERSLLEFNRRVLAQAKNAQVPLLERLKFLCISSSNMDEFFEVRLASLIELAKEPAARTHPDNLVPRDAIAQLTEAAHDIVKDQYYTLNHILIPALEKEGIRFVRRNHWNEKQKEWIRNYFLDSLKPVLSPMGLDPSHPFPKILNKSLNFIVSLEGKDAFGRSNGLAIVQVPRSLPRLVKLPPEATDGDNDLVFLSSILHSNVANLFPGMTVTGCYQFRVTRNTNLFIDEEEVDDIMSALQGELYGRQFGDAIRLEVADNCPPAMMDYLLDRFKLDETALYQVHGPVNLHRLDAVPNLVNRPDLMFPPHVPKPFKPKPVNKNPFRLFSRKKDGESLFQHIARQDILLHHPYDAFTPVIDFLNQASKDPDVLAIRMTLYRTGEKSAIIDALVRAAKNGKEVTAVVELRARFDEDNNIQQATRLQDAGVHVVYGVVGYKTHAKMILVVRREDSKLRHYVHLGTGNYHHITTRFYTDFGLFTCHKDIGNDVTKIFQQLTSLGNTKDLKVLLQSPFTLHSGMIERIQREAENARNGKPARVIAKMNGLQEKQIIDALYEASQAGVKVDLIVRGICSLVPGVPGLSENIQVRSIIGRFLEHHRVYYFENHGGEPELYCSSADWMSRNLLARVETCFPILDPQCFQQVFTEGLALYLEDNTSAWLLQQDGHYELVTPPLSDDEPTVNAQQQLISQYQGDPSAS, from the coding sequence ATGACAGATACGACTCAACCTACATCGCCTGTGCAACCCATTTATATCAATCGCGAACGCAGTTTGCTGGAGTTTAACCGCCGCGTATTAGCTCAAGCTAAAAATGCCCAGGTGCCTTTGTTAGAGCGCTTAAAGTTTTTGTGTATTTCCAGCTCGAATATGGATGAGTTTTTTGAAGTACGTTTAGCCAGTTTAATCGAACTGGCTAAAGAGCCTGCGGCGCGGACCCACCCAGATAACCTCGTCCCACGCGATGCGATAGCGCAGCTCACTGAGGCAGCGCATGATATTGTCAAGGATCAATATTACACCCTTAACCATATTTTGATTCCCGCGTTGGAAAAAGAAGGGATTCGCTTTGTACGCCGCAACCATTGGAATGAAAAACAAAAAGAATGGATTCGCAATTACTTTTTGGATTCATTAAAGCCAGTACTTAGCCCAATGGGTCTCGACCCGTCGCACCCTTTCCCTAAAATTCTTAACAAAAGTTTAAATTTTATTGTTTCCTTAGAAGGCAAGGATGCGTTTGGGCGTTCAAATGGTTTGGCTATAGTGCAGGTGCCACGGTCATTACCGCGCTTGGTCAAGCTGCCGCCTGAGGCGACAGATGGTGACAACGATCTCGTGTTTTTGTCGTCTATCCTGCATTCCAATGTCGCTAATTTATTCCCTGGTATGACGGTGACCGGTTGTTATCAATTTAGAGTAACGCGTAACACCAATTTATTTATTGACGAGGAAGAAGTTGATGACATTATGAGCGCCCTACAGGGCGAGTTATATGGTCGTCAATTTGGCGATGCGATTCGTTTAGAAGTGGCCGATAATTGTCCACCGGCGATGATGGATTATTTGCTCGACCGCTTTAAACTGGACGAGACCGCCTTGTATCAGGTGCATGGCCCAGTCAACTTGCATCGCTTAGATGCGGTGCCGAATTTAGTCAATCGTCCGGATTTAATGTTTCCGCCTCATGTACCCAAGCCGTTTAAGCCCAAGCCGGTGAATAAAAACCCCTTCCGCTTGTTCTCGCGCAAAAAAGACGGTGAAAGCTTATTTCAACATATTGCTCGCCAGGATATTTTGCTGCATCACCCCTATGATGCCTTTACCCCGGTCATTGATTTCTTAAATCAAGCGTCTAAAGATCCCGATGTATTGGCAATTCGAATGACTCTATACCGTACCGGTGAAAAATCGGCGATTATTGATGCCCTTGTGCGCGCCGCCAAAAATGGCAAAGAAGTCACCGCAGTGGTCGAGTTACGCGCCCGCTTTGATGAAGACAATAACATTCAACAAGCGACCCGCTTGCAAGATGCCGGAGTGCATGTAGTTTATGGCGTGGTGGGCTATAAAACCCATGCCAAAATGATTTTGGTGGTGCGCCGTGAAGACTCCAAATTACGCCATTATGTGCATTTAGGCACAGGTAACTACCATCATATCACCACGCGTTTTTATACTGATTTTGGATTGTTTACCTGCCACAAGGACATCGGCAATGATGTCACCAAAATCTTTCAACAACTCACCAGCTTAGGCAATACCAAAGATCTAAAAGTCTTGTTGCAATCTCCTTTTACCCTGCATTCCGGCATGATTGAACGGATTCAGCGTGAGGCTGAAAACGCGCGCAATGGTAAGCCCGCTCGCGTGATTGCCAAAATGAACGGTTTGCAAGAAAAGCAAATTATTGATGCACTTTATGAGGCGTCACAAGCCGGTGTAAAGGTCGATTTGATTGTTCGTGGCATTTGTTCGTTAGTGCCAGGTGTGCCAGGCTTGTCTGAAAATATTCAAGTGCGCTCAATTATCGGCCGCTTTTTGGAACACCATCGTGTCTATTATTTTGAAAATCACGGCGGCGAACCCGAGTTGTATTGCTCCAGTGCCGATTGGATGAGCCGAAACCTATTAGCGCGCGTGGAAACCTGCTTCCCAATTCTGGACCCGCAGTGCTTTCAGCAAGTCTTTACTGAAGGATTGGCTTTATACTTAGAGGACAATACCTCTGCCTGGTTATTGCAGCAGGATGGGCATTATGAACTGGTTACGCCTCCCTTGAGTGATGATGAACCGACTGTCAATGCGCAACAGCAGTTGATTAGTCAATATCAAGGCGACCCAAGTGCCAGCTAG
- a CDS encoding AI-2E family transporter — MTESKGLNWLVGLAAIIIILAGLKAAESITIPIMLALFIAIISSPFLRMLTKRGIPGYAAVLIVLSVLIIVGGGLVSIVSQSINAFMLQLPHYQMRLQIMLTGLVPLAEQFNIPLTRDMIMQHINPATVMGSIGTALSAVSSLLTSTFLVVFIVIFLMMEEAQLPAKLKAASKKANFTIELTSGFMDRVNKYLLIKTIISFITGLLVTLWLMFLGVDFPILWGLVAMLMNFIPNVGSLIAAIPAVLLAMVQLGFGDAAFVALGYIVINVLMGSLIEPRYMGKGLGLSPLVVFLSLILWGWLFGPVGMFLSIPLTMIVKIALEQNEATRWIGIMLSNEAPSVIEPEHLNTSTTQESKGTQ, encoded by the coding sequence ATGACAGAGAGCAAAGGCCTTAATTGGTTAGTCGGATTGGCCGCGATTATTATTATTCTCGCCGGCCTTAAAGCCGCTGAATCCATTACCATTCCGATTATGTTGGCGTTGTTTATTGCGATTATCAGCAGCCCATTTTTAAGAATGCTCACCAAGCGCGGCATTCCCGGTTATGCGGCCGTGCTAATTGTGTTGTCGGTGCTGATTATTGTTGGCGGCGGGTTGGTGTCGATTGTTAGTCAGTCAATCAATGCGTTTATGTTGCAATTGCCGCATTATCAAATGCGCTTACAAATCATGCTAACCGGCCTGGTACCGCTCGCCGAACAGTTTAATATCCCTTTAACCCGCGACATGATTATGCAGCACATTAATCCGGCTACGGTGATGGGCTCCATCGGCACGGCCTTATCCGCTGTCAGTTCACTCCTTACCAGTACCTTTTTAGTGGTGTTTATTGTTATCTTTTTAATGATGGAAGAAGCGCAATTACCCGCCAAGCTTAAAGCGGCCAGCAAGAAAGCGAATTTTACGATTGAGCTGACCAGTGGCTTTATGGATCGTGTTAACAAATATTTGCTCATTAAAACCATCATCAGTTTTATAACAGGCCTACTGGTTACCTTATGGCTAATGTTTTTAGGCGTTGATTTTCCTATACTCTGGGGCTTAGTGGCGATGCTAATGAATTTTATCCCCAACGTCGGCTCGCTGATTGCCGCGATTCCAGCGGTGTTGCTGGCGATGGTTCAACTCGGCTTTGGTGATGCCGCCTTTGTCGCACTGGGTTACATCGTGATTAACGTGCTGATGGGTAGTTTAATTGAACCACGCTACATGGGCAAAGGGCTAGGTTTGTCGCCGTTGGTCGTGTTTTTATCATTAATACTCTGGGGTTGGTTATTTGGTCCCGTTGGGATGTTTTTATCTATCCCGCTGACCATGATTGTTAAGATTGCCCTTGAGCAAAACGAAGCGACACGTTGGATCGGCATTATGCTGTCAAATGAAGCGCCGTCTGTCATAGAACCTGAGCATCTAAATACTTCTACAACTCAAGAATCAAAAGGAACCCAATAA
- the dut gene encoding dUTP diphosphatase produces MLNVQDSLTLEYKILDPRIGDTIPFPAYATEGSAGLDLRAAIAEPLTIVPGQTLLIPTGLAVHLAHPGLAAMILPRSGLGHKHGLVLGNLVGLIDSDYQGELKVSCWNRGNQPYEIAVGERIAQMVIVPVLQPQFQQVSEFSDASDRGQGGFGHSGRA; encoded by the coding sequence ATGTTAAACGTGCAAGATAGTCTGACCCTTGAATATAAAATCTTAGACCCACGCATCGGTGACACGATTCCATTTCCTGCCTATGCGACCGAAGGATCAGCAGGCCTGGATTTACGGGCCGCAATTGCCGAACCCCTCACCATTGTGCCAGGGCAAACCCTACTCATTCCCACGGGGTTGGCGGTACATTTAGCTCATCCAGGTTTGGCTGCAATGATTTTACCGCGTTCAGGCTTGGGGCATAAACACGGTTTGGTGTTAGGGAATTTGGTGGGGTTGATTGATTCAGATTATCAGGGCGAACTGAAAGTATCCTGCTGGAATCGGGGCAATCAGCCTTATGAAATTGCAGTAGGTGAGCGGATTGCACAAATGGTGATTGTGCCGGTACTGCAACCGCAGTTTCAACAGGTAAGCGAATTTAGTGATGCCAGTGACCGTGGCCAAGGCGGCTTTGGTCATTCAGGGCGAGCCTAG